The Cryobacterium sp. SO1 genomic sequence CCGGTGAGTGACGCGGTAGGCCCACACGGCGTGCACACCGCTGTAGGCGAGCACGACCTCCGCCTTGCTGTGCGCGGCGGGGTCGTGCCTCTGCGCCATCGCGATGTCCTCGCGAACGCGTGCGAACACTCCCATGCCGGGCACCCTAGACGAGATCTTCGTAAAGCACAGTGCTGATGTACCGTTCGCCGAAGCCGGGCACGATCACGACGATGGTCTTGCCGGCGTTCTCGGGCAGCTTGGCCTGCTCCAGGGCAGCCCAGACCGCGGCGCCGCCGGAGATTCCGGCGAGGATGCCCTCGTCGGTGGCGAGTGCGCGGGCGGTGGCGACCGAGTCGGCGAGGGTCACATCGGTGACCTCGTCGTAGACGTGGGTGTCCAGCACGCTCGGCACGAAGTTGGCGCCGATGCCCTGGATCTTGTGCGGGCCTGGCGCACCGCCGTTGAGGATGGGGGAGTCCTTGGGCTCGACGCCGATGACGCGCACGGACGGCTTCCGCTCCTTGAGCAACTGGCCGGTGCCGGTGAGGGTACCGCCGGTGCCGATACCGGCCACGAGCAGGTCAACTGCGCCGTCGGTGTCGTCCCAGATCTCCACTCCCGTGGTGGCCTTGTGGATGGCGGGGTTGGCCGGGTTGTCGAACTGGCGGGCCCAGATCGCGCCCGGCGTGGCCGCGACGATTTCCTGAGCCGTTTCGACCGCGCCGCGCATGCCGGCGGCACCCGGCGTCAGCACGAGCTCCGCGCCGTACGCGCGCAGCAGGATCTTGCGCTCCTTGCTCATGGTCTCCGGCATCGCCAGGATCACCTTGTAGCCGCGGGCGGCGCCGACCATGGCCAGGGCGATGCCGGTGTTGCCGCTGGTGCCTTCAACGATGGTGCCGCCGGGCTTGAGCTCGCCCGACGCCTCGGCGGCATCCACGATGGCGATGCCGATGCGGTCCTTGACGCTGCTGGACGGGTTGTAGAACTCGAGCTTGGCGAGCACCGTCGCGGTGGAGGTGCCGGGCAGCCGGTTCAGTCTCACCATCGGGGTACCGCCGACGGTTTCGGTAATGTCTGAGTAGATCCGTGCGGACATCGGTAGACCTTTCCTGAGGGCTCACCAGGGAGCTTTGTGTTTCTGCGGAGGAGCCGCCGGGGTGGGTGACGCCGTAACGGGGTGCTCGACAGCTGGCCTTGTTCAGCCTAGAGCCCCGACGATGCTCAGGGAGGTGCGTAAGATTTCACTTTGTGACAGCTCCCAGCAACAACCCAGCTCCGCCTTCTCCAACCCCGACCACAGTCGACCGGGCTCGCGC encodes the following:
- the cysK gene encoding cysteine synthase A gives rise to the protein MSARIYSDITETVGGTPMVRLNRLPGTSTATVLAKLEFYNPSSSVKDRIGIAIVDAAEASGELKPGGTIVEGTSGNTGIALAMVGAARGYKVILAMPETMSKERKILLRAYGAELVLTPGAAGMRGAVETAQEIVAATPGAIWARQFDNPANPAIHKATTGVEIWDDTDGAVDLLVAGIGTGGTLTGTGQLLKERKPSVRVIGVEPKDSPILNGGAPGPHKIQGIGANFVPSVLDTHVYDEVTDVTLADSVATARALATDEGILAGISGGAAVWAALEQAKLPENAGKTIVVIVPGFGERYISTVLYEDLV